AAGAAATAATTGATAAGCGCGTTCGCGAAATATTGCGTGTTCGTATGGCCATCAAGCCTATTCCTGCCGAAAAAGCCAACCAGGTAATAACCTCGCAAGCTGAAAGCCAGCAAATTGCTTATGATGTTGCTTCCAAATCAATTGTTCTGTTAAAAAACGAAGGCATCCTTCCGATTGATTTAAGCAACAAACCAACCATTGCCGTTATTGGCGAAAATGCTGTTCGCGAAATGGGAAACGGAGGCATTGGTGCCGGCGTAAAAACATTGTACGAAATTACCCCGCTTGAAGGCCTGAAAAATAGAATTGGCTCACGCGCACAAATTATATACGCGCAGGGCTATGTGCCGGTTGAGTTAGATTATGCCCGCATTTTTGGCAACAAACCACAAGAAGAAATTGACAGGGAGGAGAAAATTAAAGCCATTCAGAACAAAAAACTAAACAAAGAAGCCATTGAAGTGGCAGCAAAAGCCGATTTGGTTCTTTTTATTGGGGGGAACAATCGGGCTGTAGAAACCGAAGCAAACGACCGTGAACATATTTTCCTACCATCAGGACAAGATGACCTGATTAAGCAGTTAAGCGTGGTTAATGAAAATATTATAACGGTTTTGGTAAGTGGTGCTCCCAACGACCTGAATGTGGTTCAACCCTTGTCAAAAGCACTTTTGCAATCGTGGTTTAACGGAACCGAAGGCGGCAATGCGCTGGCCGATATATTGCTTGGCAACATTTCGCCAAGTGGACGTTTACCCTTTACCTTACCTGTTAAGCTTGAAGATTCGCCTGCCTATGCCCTGGGCAACTACCCGCAGGGAGTTAAAAGCAGCGATATTTTTGTTGACCTGGTGGACAAAAAAGAAACGGAAACAACAGCAAATGCTGATGAAGCCGGAAATGATCCGAACACCGCCTACTACTCGGAAGAACTACTGGTAGGCTACCGTTGGTTCGATACTAAAAATAAACCGGTAATGTATGCATTTGGGCATGGATTAAGTTACACTTCCTTTGCTTATTCCGATTGTTTTACGACTAAAGAAAAATACGATCGCAACGCAAATATTGCCCTAAGTTTCAAGCTTAGCAATACCGGTTCAGTTGTTGCTGAAGAAGTTGTTCAGGTTTATGTTCACCGAATAAATCCGGAAAAAGAATGGCCTTTTAAAGAACTGAAAGCTTTTAC
Above is a genomic segment from uncultured Draconibacterium sp. containing:
- a CDS encoding glycoside hydrolase family 3 C-terminal domain-containing protein, with the translated sequence MNYKTIIALLVTLALFSCNKETTTPHTFTSSLWQYDTIIDSLLTQMTLEEKVNMLHGKHMFVSAGVERLGIADMRYADGPFGIREELEPNGWSPLGWENDKATFFPTGSALAATWSPELAYAYGTGMAREARLRGKDVILGPAINIQRIPTGGRTYEYLSEDPHLSAKLAVEYTKGVQDNGAAACLKHFALNNQENNRGTVNVIVGERAMREIYLPPFKAAVQEADAFSVMSAYNKVNGWWCAENDRLLNQILRNEWGFGGFVVSDWNGTHSTVASVKHGLNVEMPDSKFLGAALLDSVKAGAVSEEIIDKRVREILRVRMAIKPIPAEKANQVITSQAESQQIAYDVASKSIVLLKNEGILPIDLSNKPTIAVIGENAVREMGNGGIGAGVKTLYEITPLEGLKNRIGSRAQIIYAQGYVPVELDYARIFGNKPQEEIDREEKIKAIQNKKLNKEAIEVAAKADLVLFIGGNNRAVETEANDREHIFLPSGQDDLIKQLSVVNENIITVLVSGAPNDLNVVQPLSKALLQSWFNGTEGGNALADILLGNISPSGRLPFTLPVKLEDSPAYALGNYPQGVKSSDIFVDLVDKKETETTANADEAGNDPNTAYYSEELLVGYRWFDTKNKPVMYAFGHGLSYTSFAYSDCFTTKEKYDRNANIALSFKLSNTGSVVAEEVVQVYVHRINPEKEWPFKELKAFTRVELDSGESKTVDLQIPVQNLRYWNEETQSWADDLCEIELHIGASSADIRLKHKVLLQ